From the Dermacentor albipictus isolate Rhodes 1998 colony unplaced genomic scaffold, USDA_Dalb.pri_finalv2 scaffold_226, whole genome shotgun sequence genome, the window CAACCTGATGTTTCCTCTTCAGGTGAGTTTCCTAATACAAGCCTTTATGATATTAATAGAAGATGCGGGACTTCAgtctaattttcttttcttcttttaagaCGACTCGGACGAGCAAGATTCCGACAGTGAGCCATCAACAAGTATGGGGAAATTCCCTCCTTGGAGGCATGCTCCATTTGTGTCATCACTGCCTGATGTTCCGGATGCGCCAGATACTGAGCCAGATTCTAGAACCAATTGGAATGCTCTGGACTATTTCAAGCAATATTTTTCAGAAGAGTTTTACCGAAACATGCATGAAATGACTGAGGTGGGCTATCATCAAAGAAAAGGGACTGTGCTGAATAGCAACGCTGCCGAAATGAAAAATTTCATAGGGGCGACGTTTATGATGAGTTGCTTGGGATACCCACAGATACGACTTTATTGGGCTAGGCAAACACGAGTTGCTGCTATTGCTGATGTTCTGACTCGTGACCGCTTCTTCTTGTTGCGAAAAAACATAAAAGTTGTCAATGACTTGGAAATCAGTGACGAGAAGAAGAAAGCCGACCGGCTGTGGAGATTGAGACCGTTCATTGAAATGATAAGGACGGCTTGCCTCCAGCTGCCAAGAAGCCCGTCAGCAAGCATAGACGAGCAAATTATACCATTTACAGGCAGAACGACACTGAAGCAATACGTCCCTGGTAAACCTCATCCAACAGGACTGAAGAATTTTGTGCTCTCCAGCCCAAGTGGAATGGTTCTGGACTTCGAAATATATCAGGGAAAGTCTGCACTCGCAGCGAACAGATCTGAGCTGGGTGTAGGTGCTTGTGCTGTGCTTCGGTTGTCACAGTCCATGCCAGCAGGCAGTTCTTTATTTTTTGACCGCTACTTCACTAGTGCACCGCTGCTTCGGCACCTCTCGAGCCAAGGCCTGCGTGGAACTGGCACAATAATGAAGAATCGCCTACCAAAGGATTGCAAGCTACCTGATGACAAAGCTTTGGTTAAGAAAGGCCGGGGATCTTTTTGCCAAACCGTGAATGTGGCTGATGGCATTTGCCTCGTTAAGTGGGTCGACAACAAGACCATTACATTCGCTTCTTCACACATTGGTGAGGAGCCAGTAGGAGAATGCAAAAGATGGTGCAAAAAGGAGAGAGTCTATAAGGATGTACCTCGGCCGGCTATCGTCGAAGAGTACAATAAGAACATGGGAGGCGTTGACCTCTGTGATAGAATGGTGAGCCTCTACCCAAGCAAGGCAAGGACAACGCGCTGGACTGTTCgtgctctttcttttcttgcggACGTGGCCGTAGTTAATGCATGGTTGCAGTACAAAGAAGACTGTCAACTCCTGCGAATTGCAAGCAAGAACACGCTTAGTCTGCTCGACTTCAAGCTTGTAATTGCTCATCACTTGCTGAGAGCGGAATCGGATGTGGGCGAAGACGATGATGAGCCGCCACCGAAGCGCCCTGCCAGTAAAACAACACCGCTGCCTCCCGCCTCTTTCCGGACAGCCGGGGCAACACACATGCCCGAACTTTCATTACAAAAGTCCGCATCGAGATGCCGTAACCCCTTGTGTAGTGAACGCACGAAGTTTCGTTGCACTCGCTGTGACATTTTTCTTTGtattacttcttcaagaaactgTTTTAAACAGTTTCATAGCTAGGAGCAACACTGCAGGGCGCAAGAAAAGCCTTCCATGCTCATTACCCATATTCTCCCATCatattgtttttttcatccactgaaTCCCAATGTGCAATATATTGCACATGCTTTGGTAAGCGAACCAAAAATCGTACATCAATAAAACTTTTTTATCGTGATAAGATAGCCTCAGTGGTCTAATGAATGCATTTTCGTGATCAACATGTAAAAATTCGTCCCTCGGGTCTCACGaggatattcatgcttaaaacgcattttggcacaaatccatgtgcgggtgctaaaaagagcagcattggcatgcttttcacgtcgtttggtagaaatccacacgcgcgttctgacaaaagcaccatttgcatgcatatcgtgtagttttgcagaaaactgcatactcgtctaccaaaagtgtcatattcatgcttaaaacgcgttttggcacaaatccatgtgcgggttctaaaaagagcagcattggcatgcttttcacgtcgtttggtagaaatccacacgcgcgttctgccaaaagcgtcatttgcatgcatatcgtgtagttttgcagaaaactgcatcctcgtctaccaaaagttgcgtattcatgcttaaaacgcgttttggcacaaatccatgtgcgggtgctaaaaagagcagcattggcatgcttttcacgtcgtttggtagaaatccacacgcgcgttctgccaaaagcaccatttgcatgcatatcgtgtagttttgcagaaaactgcatactcgtctaccaaaagtgtcatattcatgcttaaaacgcgttttggcacaaatccatgtgcgggttctaaaaagagcagcattggcatgcttttcacgtcgtttggtagaaatccacacgcgcgttctgccaaaagcaccatttgcatgcatatcgtgtagttttgcagtaaactgcatactcgtctaccaaaagtgtcatattcatgcttaaaacgcgttttggcacaaatccatgtgcgggtgctaaaaagagcagcattggcatgcttttcacgtcgtttcgtagaaatccacacgcgcgttctgacaaaagcaccatttgcatgcatatcgtgtagttttgcagaaaactgcatactcgtctaccaaaagtgtcatattcatgcttaaaacgcgttttggcacaaatccatgtgcgggttctaaaaagagcagcattggcatgcttttcacgtcgtttggtagaaatccacacgcgcgttctgccaaaagcgtcatttgcatgcatatcgtgtagttttgcagaaaactgcatcctcgtctaccaaaagttgcgtattcatgcttaaaacgcgttttggcacaaatccatgtgcgggttctaaaaaaagcagcattggcatgcttttcacgtcgtttggtagaaatccacacgcgcgttctgccaaaagcaccatttgcatgcatatcgtgtggttttgcagaaaactgcatcctcgtctaccaaaagtgtcatattcatgcttaaaacgcgttttggcacaaatccatgtgcgggttcgaaaaagagcagcattggcatgcttttcacgtcgtttggtagaaatccgcacgcgcgttctgccaaaagcaccatttgcatgcatatcgtgtagttttgcagaaaactgcatactcgtctaccaaaagtgtcatattcatgcttaaaacgcgttttggcacaaatccatgtgcgggttcgaaaaagagcagcattggcatgcttttcacgtcgtttggtagaaatccgcacgcgcgttctgccaaaagcaccatttgcatgcatatcgtgtggttttgcagaaaactgcatcctcgtctaccaaaagttgcatattcatgcttaaaacgcgttttggcacaaatccacgtgcgggtgctaaaatgagcagcatcggcatgcttttcacgtcgtttggtagaaatccacacgcgcgttctgccaaaagcgtcatttgcatgcatatcgtgtagttttgcagaaaactgcatcctcgtctaccaaaagttgcgtattcatgcttaaaacgcgttttggcacaaatccatgtgcgggttctaaaaagagcagcattggcatgcttttcacgtcgtttggtagaaatccacacgcgcgttctgccaaaagcaccatttgcatgcatatcgtgtagttttgcagaaaactgcatactcgtctaccaaaagtgtcatattcatgcttaaaacgcattttggcacaaatccatgtgcgggttctaaaaagagcagcattggcatgcttttcacgtcgtttggtagaaatccacacgcgcgttctgccaaaagcaccatttgcatgcatatcgtgtagttttgcagaaaactgcatactcgtctaccaaaagtgtcatattcatgcttaaaacgcgttttggcacaaatccatgtgcgggtgctaaaaagagcagcattgccatgcttttcacgtcgtttggtagaaatccacacgcgcgttctgccaaaagcaccatttgcatgcatatcgtgtagttttgcagaaaactgcatactcctctaccaaaagtgtcatattcaagcttaaaacgcgttttggcacaaatccatgtgcgggttctaaaaagagcagcattggcatgcttttcacgtcgtttggtagaaatccacacgcgcgttctgccaaaagcgtcatttgcatgcatatcgtgtagttttgcagaaaactgcatcctcgtctaccaaaagtgtcatattcatgcttaaaacgcgttttggcgcaaatccatgtgcgggttctaaaaagagcagcattggcatgcttttcacgtcgtttggtagaaatccacacgcgcgttctgccaaaagcaccatttgcatgcatatcgtgtggttttgcagaaaactgcatcctcgtctaccaaaagtgtcatattcatgcttaaaacgcgttttggcacaaatccatgtgcgggttctaaaaagagcagcattggcatgcttttcacgtcgtttggtagaaatccacacgtgcgttctgccaaaagcaccatttgcatgcatatcgtgtggttttgcagaaaactgcatcctcgtctaccaaaagtgtcatattcatgcttaaaacgcgttttggcacaaatccatgtgcgggttctaaaaagagcagcattggcatgcttttcacgtcgtttggtagaaatccacacgcgcgttctgccaaaagcgtcatttgcatgcatatcgtgtagttttgcagaaaactgcatcctcgtctaccaaaagttgcgtattcatgcttaaaacgcgttttggcacaaatccatgtgcgggttctaaaaagagcagcattggcatgcttttcacgtcgtttggtagaaatccacacgcgcgttcttccaaaagcaccatttgcatgcatatcgtgtagttttgcagaaaactgcatactcgtctaccaaaagtgtcatattcatgcttaaaacgcgttttggcacaaatccatgtgcgggttctaaaaagagcagcattggcatgcttttcacgtcgtttggtagaaatccacacgcgcgttctgccaaaagcactatttgcatgcatatcgtgtggttttgcagaaaactgcatcctcgtctaccaaaagtgtcatattcatgcttaaaacgcgttttggcacaaatccatgtgcgggtgctaaaaagagcagcattggcatgcttttcacgtcgtttggtagaaatccacacgcgcgttctgccaaaagcaccatttgcatgcatatcgtgtagttttgcagaaaactgcatactcgtctaccaaaagtgtcatattcatgcttaaaacgcgttttggcacaaatccgtgtgcgggttctaaaaagagcagcattgacatgcttttcacgtcgtttggtagaaatccacaagcgcgttctgcgaaaagcaccatttgcatgcatatcgtgtggttttgcagaaaactgcatcctcgtataccaaaagtgtcatattcatgcttaaaacgcgttttggcacaaatccatgtgcgggtgctaaaatgagcagcatcggcatgcttttcacgtcgtttggtagaaatccacacgcgcgttctgccaaaagcgtcatttgcatgcatatcgtgtggttttgcagaaaactgcatcctcttctaccaaaagttgcgtattcatgcttaaaacgcgttttggcacaaatccatgtgcgggtgctaaaaagagcagcatgcttttcacgtcgtttggtagaaatacacacgcgcgttctgccaaaagcaccatttgcatgcatatcgtgtagttttgcagaaaactgcatcctcgtctaccaaaagttgcatattcatgcttaaaacgcgttttggcacaaatccatgtgcgggtgctaaaatgagcagcatcggcatgcttttcacgtcgtttggtagaaatccacacgcgcgttctgccaaaagcgtcatttgcatgcatatcgtgtagttttgcagaaaactgcatactcgtctaccaaaagtgtcatattcatgcttaaaacgcgttttggcacaaatccatgtgcgggttctaaaaagagcagcattggcatgcttttcacgtcgtttggtagaaatccacacgcgcgttctgccaaaagcaccatttgcatgcatatcgtgtggttttgcagaaaactgcatcctcgtctaccaaaagtgtcatattcatgcttaaaacgcattttggcacaaatccatgtgcgggttctaaaaagagcagcattggcatgcttttcacgtcgtttggtagaaatccacacgcgcgttctgccaaaagcaccatttgcatgcatatcgtgtggttttgcagaaaactgcatcctcgtctaccaaaagtgtcctttcatgcttaaaacgcattttggcacatatccatgtgcgggttctaaaaagagcagcattggcatgcttttcacgtcgtttggtagaaatccacacgcgcgttctgccaaaagcaccatttgcatgcatatcgtgtggttttgcagaaaactgcatcctcgtctaccaaaagtgtgatattcatgcttaaaacgcgtttcggcacaaatccctgtgcgggttctaaaaagagcagcattggcatgcttttcacgtcgtttggtagaaatccacacgcgcattctgccaaaagcaccatttgcatgcatatcgtgtggttttgcagaaaactgcatcctcgtataccaaaagtgtcatattcatgcttaaaacgcgttttggcacaaatccatgtgcgggtgctaaaatgagcagcatcggcatgcttttcacgtcgtttggtagaaatccacacgcgcgttctgccaaaagcgtcatttgcatgcatatcgtgtggttttgcagaaaactgcatcctcgtctaccaaaagttgcgtattcatgcttaaaacgcgttttggcacaaatccatgtgcgggtgctaaaaagagcagcattggcatgcttttcacgtcgtttggtagaaatccacacgcgcgttctgccaaaagcaccatttgcatgcatatcgtgtagttttgcagaaaactgcacactcgtctaccaaaagtgtcatattcatgcttaaaacgcgttttggcacaaatccatgtgcgggttctaaaaagagcagcattggcatgcttttcacgtcgtttggtagaaatccacacgcgcgttctgccaaaagcaccatttgcatgcatatcgtgtagttttgcagaaaactgcatactcgtctaccaaaagtgtcatattcatgcttaaaacgcgttttggcacaaatccatgtgcgggttcgaaaaagagcagcattggcatgcttttcacgtcgtttggtagaaatccacacgcgcgttctgcaaaaagcaccatttgcatgcatatcgtgtggttttgcagaaaactgcatcctcgtctaccaaaagttgcatatccatgcttaaaacgccttttggcacaaatccatgtgcgggttctaaaaagagcagcatcggcatgcttttcacgtcgtttggtagacatccacacgcgcgttctgccaaaagcgtcatttgcatgcatatcgtgtagttttgcagaaaactgcatcctcgtctaccaaaagttgcgtattcatgcttaaaacgcgttttggcacaaatccatgtgcgggttctaaaaagagcagcattggcatgcttttcacgtcgtttggtagaaatccacacgcgcgttctgccaaaagcaccatttgcatgcatatcgtgtagttttg encodes:
- the LOC139053807 gene encoding piggyBac transposable element-derived protein 3-like, producing MASIPTKTFYSTRPRLSLSKAEAILEAIASQDNSDLDLSDDELNETSIQAPQPDVSSSDDSDEQDSDSEPSTSMGKFPPWRHAPFVSSLPDVPDAPDTEPDSRTNWNALDYFKQYFSEEFYRNMHEMTEVGYHQRKGTVLNSNAAEMKNFIGATFMMSCLGYPQIRLYWARQTRVAAIADVLTRDRFFLLRKNIKVVNDLEISDEKKKADRLWRLRPFIEMIRTACLQLPRSPSASIDEQIIPFTGRTTLKQYVPGKPHPTGLKNFVLSSPSGMVLDFEIYQGKSALAANRSELGVGACAVLRLSQSMPAGSSLFFDRYFTSAPLLRHLSSQGLRGTGTIMKNRLPKDCKLPDDKALVKKGRGSFCQTVNVADGICLVKWVDNKTITFASSHIGEEPVGECKRWCKKERVYKDVPRPAIVEEYNKNMGGVDLCDRMVSLYPSKARTTRWTVRALSFLADVAVVNAWLQYKEDCQLLRIASKNTLSLLDFKLVIAHHLLRAESDVGEDDDEPPPKRPASKTTPLPPASFRTAGATHMPELSLQKSASRCRNPLCSERTKFRCTRCDIFLCITSSRNCFKQFHS